The following proteins come from a genomic window of Streptomyces sp. Sge12:
- the rnc gene encoding ribonuclease III yields MSELSNAEKQADSNNAASSHTLLEGRLGYQLESALLVRALTHRSYAYENGGLPTNERLEFLGDSVLGLVVTDTLYTTHPDLPEGQLAKLRAAVVNSRALAEVGRGLELGSFIRLGRGEEGTGGRDKASILADTLEAVIGAVYLDQGLDAASELVHRLFDPLIEKSSNLGAGLDWKTSLQELTAAEGLGVPEYLVSETGPDHEKTFTAAARVGGVSYGTGTGRSKKEAEQQAAESAWRGIRAAADERTAAAAAVAAAAPVEVPASAETVDGGVPTPADPAPDA; encoded by the coding sequence ATGTCTGAGCTGTCCAACGCTGAGAAGCAGGCAGACAGTAACAACGCGGCCTCGTCCCACACGCTTCTGGAAGGGCGGCTCGGGTATCAACTCGAGTCCGCCCTTCTGGTGCGTGCGCTGACCCACCGCTCGTACGCGTACGAGAACGGCGGTCTGCCCACCAACGAACGGCTGGAGTTCCTCGGGGACTCCGTGCTGGGCCTGGTGGTCACGGACACGCTGTACACGACCCACCCCGATCTCCCCGAAGGCCAGCTGGCCAAGCTTCGGGCCGCGGTGGTCAACTCGCGTGCACTGGCGGAGGTCGGACGCGGCCTCGAACTCGGCTCCTTCATCCGGCTCGGCCGGGGCGAAGAGGGCACGGGCGGCCGGGACAAGGCCTCCATCCTCGCCGACACCCTTGAAGCGGTGATCGGCGCGGTTTACCTCGATCAGGGCCTCGACGCGGCCTCGGAGCTGGTTCACCGGCTCTTCGACCCGCTCATCGAGAAGTCCTCGAACCTCGGGGCCGGCCTGGACTGGAAGACCAGTCTCCAGGAACTCACGGCGGCCGAAGGCCTTGGCGTGCCCGAGTACCTGGTCTCCGAGACAGGTCCGGACCACGAGAAGACCTTCACTGCTGCCGCCCGCGTCGGTGGTGTCTCGTACGGCACCGGCACCGGCCGCAGCAAGAAGGAAGCGGAACAGCAGGCTGCGGAGTCCGCATGGCGCGGTATCCGCGCCGCCGCGGACGAGCGGACCGCTGCGGCGGCAGCCGTCGCCGCAGCCGCTCCGGTCGAGGTCCCGGCTTCGGCCGAGACCGTGGACGGCGGGGTGCCGACGCCCGCCGATCCGGCGCCGGACGCCTGA
- a CDS encoding CAP domain-containing protein — MGRHRLPTAPHSGGKRGTALRTGLLGVSVAVALGTAAVTTGMVPVGGSFPYVGVSGTDAPTAAPRAKASADPDAALRGLANLSGRASASTGPGTASPSRPASPSPSPSASASPSPSSSPSASPSTPAPSSASPSPSAPAPATTAPSPRAPRTSPAAPPAPVPSRSTAAPAPSKPATPSKPATPSKPATPAPRPPLDGHSAEEAAVVELVNQERALAGCGPVRANPPLAALAGAFSLDMATRGFFSHDDPDGNTPWDRATKAGLSGLGGENIARGQGDAEAVMKAWMNSPEHRANILNCEFRTLGVGAHFAAGGPWWTQDFGF; from the coding sequence ATGGGACGTCATCGACTCCCCACCGCGCCGCACAGCGGCGGCAAGCGCGGCACCGCCCTGCGCACCGGCCTGCTGGGCGTCTCCGTGGCCGTTGCCCTCGGCACGGCAGCCGTCACCACCGGCATGGTGCCGGTCGGCGGCTCCTTCCCCTATGTGGGTGTCAGCGGTACGGACGCCCCCACCGCGGCGCCCCGGGCCAAGGCCTCGGCCGACCCGGATGCGGCACTGCGCGGCCTCGCGAACCTGTCCGGCCGCGCCTCCGCGAGCACCGGCCCGGGCACCGCGTCCCCGAGCAGGCCGGCCTCCCCCTCCCCGTCGCCCTCGGCGTCCGCGAGCCCCTCGCCGAGCAGCTCCCCGTCGGCCTCGCCGAGCACCCCCGCCCCTTCGAGCGCTTCGCCCTCACCGTCGGCACCGGCGCCGGCCACGACGGCGCCCTCCCCGAGGGCCCCGCGCACGAGCCCGGCCGCGCCGCCCGCTCCGGTCCCCTCCAGGAGCACGGCCGCCCCGGCCCCCTCGAAGCCGGCGACCCCGTCGAAGCCGGCCACCCCCTCGAAGCCGGCCACTCCCGCGCCGCGGCCGCCGCTGGACGGCCACTCCGCGGAGGAGGCGGCCGTCGTCGAGCTGGTGAACCAGGAGCGCGCCCTGGCCGGGTGCGGCCCGGTCCGGGCCAATCCGCCGCTCGCGGCACTGGCCGGGGCCTTCAGCCTGGACATGGCCACCCGCGGTTTCTTCAGCCACGACGACCCCGACGGCAACACCCCCTGGGACCGCGCCACCAAGGCCGGCCTCTCGGGCCTCGGCGGCGAGAACATAGCCCGCGGCCAGGGTGACGCCGAGGCCGTGATGAAGGCCTGGATGAACAGCCCGGAGCACCGGGCGAACATCCTCAACTGCGAGTTCCGCACCCTGGGCGTCGGCGCCCACTTCGCCGCCGGCGGTCCCTGGTGGACCCAGGACTTCGGCTTCTAG
- the rpmF gene encoding 50S ribosomal protein L32: MAVPKRKMSRSNTRHRRSQWKAAVPTLVSCERCQEPKLQHIACPSCGTYNKRQVLEV, translated from the coding sequence GTGGCTGTTCCGAAGCGGAAGATGTCGCGCAGCAACACGCGCCACCGCCGGTCGCAGTGGAAGGCTGCGGTCCCCACCCTGGTTTCGTGTGAGCGTTGCCAGGAGCCGAAGCTCCAGCACATTGCGTGCCCGAGCTGCGGCACCTACAACAAGCGCCAGGTCCTCGAGGTCTGA
- a CDS encoding acylphosphatase, translating into MNEDVRLTAWVRGRVQGVGFRWFTRENALEIGGVVGFALNLDDGRVQVVAEGQRENCHRLLDWLRSCDTPGRVDGVTEIWGTPRGGYDGFGMR; encoded by the coding sequence ATGAATGAAGACGTCCGGCTGACCGCCTGGGTGCGCGGCCGAGTGCAGGGAGTGGGCTTCCGCTGGTTCACCAGGGAGAACGCCCTGGAGATCGGCGGGGTCGTCGGCTTCGCGCTCAACCTCGACGACGGGCGAGTACAGGTGGTCGCCGAAGGTCAACGTGAGAATTGCCACCGGCTCCTCGACTGGCTGCGCTCCTGCGACACGCCCGGCCGGGTGGACGGAGTGACAGAGATCTGGGGCACACCGCGCGGTGGCTACGACGGATTCGGCATGCGATGA
- a CDS encoding DivIVA domain-containing protein produces the protein MDVQKKLDEIVAAVGGARSMPMSASCVINRAELLAQLEEVRQALPGSLAQAQELIGGREQMVEDARREAERIIDAAHNQRGSLISDTEIARRSQAEADRILDEARREAEEIRAEADDYVDSKLANFEVVLTKTIGSVDRGREKLLGRGPGLDEHGYPDMDAPERSHDPDTQRQQADAYVDTKLATFEAVLSKTLEAVGRGRQKLLGRVPTDDLGAHMAAQDAVGGQASRSASDSDFLAGLAEPEQLHAQAPIPAQPEPLYDTYSYQQQPAQPAAQQQDAYAYQDPYGGYQQQPDPYAGYQQQSDPYAAYPSQDQQQAGQSSLDETSLFDTSMINLDQLRQYEQGR, from the coding sequence ATGGACGTGCAGAAGAAGCTCGACGAGATCGTCGCGGCCGTCGGCGGCGCCCGGTCCATGCCCATGTCGGCCTCCTGCGTGATCAACCGCGCCGAGCTGCTGGCCCAGCTCGAAGAGGTGCGCCAGGCGCTGCCCGGCTCGCTCGCGCAGGCTCAGGAGCTCATCGGCGGCCGGGAGCAGATGGTCGAGGACGCCCGCCGCGAGGCGGAGCGGATCATCGATGCGGCCCACAACCAGCGCGGTTCGCTGATCTCCGACACCGAGATCGCGCGGCGCTCCCAGGCCGAGGCGGACCGGATCCTGGACGAGGCCCGCCGGGAGGCCGAGGAGATCCGGGCCGAGGCCGACGACTACGTCGACAGCAAGCTCGCGAACTTCGAGGTCGTGCTGACGAAGACCATCGGCTCGGTGGACCGGGGCCGGGAGAAGCTCCTGGGCCGCGGCCCGGGCCTGGACGAGCACGGCTACCCGGACATGGACGCGCCCGAGCGCAGCCACGACCCCGATACGCAGCGGCAGCAGGCGGACGCGTACGTCGACACCAAGCTGGCGACCTTCGAGGCGGTGCTCTCCAAGACCCTGGAGGCCGTGGGCCGCGGTCGCCAGAAGCTCCTGGGCCGGGTCCCGACGGACGACCTGGGCGCGCACATGGCCGCCCAGGACGCGGTCGGCGGACAGGCCTCCCGCTCGGCGAGCGACTCGGACTTCCTGGCGGGCCTGGCGGAACCGGAGCAGCTGCACGCGCAGGCCCCGATCCCGGCCCAGCCGGAGCCGCTGTACGACACGTACTCCTACCAGCAGCAGCCCGCCCAGCCGGCCGCCCAGCAGCAGGACGCGTACGCCTACCAGGACCCGTACGGCGGCTACCAGCAGCAGCCGGACCCGTACGCCGGTTACCAGCAGCAGAGCGACCCGTACGCGGCCTACCCCTCGCAGGACCAGCAGCAGGCCGGGCAGTCCTCGCTCGACGAGACCAGCCTCTTCGACACGAGCATGATCAACCTGGACCAGCTGCGCCAGTACGAACAGGGGCGCTAG
- a CDS encoding YceD family protein, with protein sequence MLPRGGGIFDLQRSVKAGTALNTRLDHRNPLVFDTHELGRRPGAMQRLSREIAAPADFGLVGVIGVPEGAAVKLKLRLESVMEGVLVTGTARAQAVGECVRCLESVERELKADFQEMFSYPDADDRSRSKAEPADDAEDDEDTLFLEDGLFDLEPVLRDVVVLALPMQPVCREDCLGLCPDCGLSLNDDPDHHHDAVDIRWAALQGLVVTDQDDEKDNMSGTASDGVQGAAEKQEK encoded by the coding sequence ATGCTGCCCCGGGGCGGCGGAATTTTTGATCTTCAGCGATCTGTGAAAGCAGGAACGGCCCTGAATACCCGCCTCGACCACCGCAACCCCCTCGTGTTCGACACGCACGAGCTGGGCCGGCGTCCTGGTGCCATGCAGCGGCTGTCCCGTGAGATCGCGGCACCGGCGGACTTCGGTCTCGTCGGCGTCATCGGAGTGCCGGAAGGCGCCGCGGTGAAGCTCAAGCTCCGCCTCGAGTCGGTCATGGAAGGGGTGCTTGTCACAGGCACCGCCCGTGCGCAGGCCGTAGGGGAGTGCGTAAGGTGTCTGGAGTCCGTCGAGCGCGAGCTCAAGGCGGACTTCCAGGAGATGTTCTCGTACCCTGACGCCGACGACCGGAGCCGCTCCAAGGCGGAACCGGCCGACGACGCCGAGGACGACGAGGACACGCTCTTCCTCGAGGACGGCTTGTTCGACCTCGAACCCGTGCTGCGGGATGTGGTGGTGCTCGCACTGCCCATGCAGCCGGTGTGCCGGGAGGACTGTCTCGGACTGTGCCCCGATTGCGGGCTCAGCCTGAACGACGACCCGGACCACCACCATGACGCCGTCGACATCCGTTGGGCGGCATTGCAAGGACTCGTCGTGACCGATCAGGACGACGAGAAGGACAACATGAGCGGCACTGCCTCTGACGGAGTTCAGGGCGCCGCCGAGAAGCAGGAGAAGTAG
- the mutM gene encoding bifunctional DNA-formamidopyrimidine glycosylase/DNA-(apurinic or apyrimidinic site) lyase — MPELPEVEVVRRGLERWVAGRTIETVEVLHPRAVRRHVGGGADFAERLRGETFAVPQRRGKYLWLPLAGRDLSVLGHLGMSGQLLVQPEDAPDEKHLRIRVRFTGSDSGSAAEAAGTELRFVDQRTFGGLSLHENTADGLPDVIAHIARDPLDPLFDEVSYHLALRARRTTVKRALLDQSLISGVGNIYADEALWRARLHYERPTAHLTRPRSAELLGHVRDVMNAALAVGGTSFDSLYVNVNGESGYFDRSLDAYGREDEPCRRCGTPMRRRPWMNRSSYFCPRCQRPPRVAS, encoded by the coding sequence GTGCCCGAGCTGCCCGAAGTCGAAGTCGTGCGGCGGGGGCTGGAGCGCTGGGTGGCCGGGCGGACGATCGAGACCGTCGAGGTCCTGCACCCGCGAGCCGTACGCCGCCATGTGGGCGGCGGGGCCGACTTCGCGGAGCGGCTGCGCGGGGAGACCTTCGCAGTGCCGCAGCGGCGCGGCAAGTACCTGTGGCTGCCCCTGGCGGGGCGGGACCTGTCCGTGCTCGGGCACCTGGGCATGAGCGGACAGCTGCTCGTGCAGCCCGAGGACGCCCCCGACGAGAAACACCTGCGCATCCGGGTGCGGTTCACCGGTTCCGACAGCGGCTCCGCCGCGGAAGCCGCGGGGACGGAGCTGCGCTTCGTGGACCAGCGGACCTTCGGCGGGCTCTCCCTGCACGAGAACACTGCCGACGGTCTGCCCGACGTCATCGCGCACATCGCGCGCGACCCCCTGGACCCGCTCTTCGACGAGGTGTCCTACCACCTCGCGCTGCGCGCCCGGCGGACCACCGTCAAGCGGGCGTTGCTGGACCAGTCCCTGATCAGCGGGGTCGGCAACATTTATGCGGACGAGGCGCTGTGGCGCGCCCGACTCCACTACGAGCGCCCCACCGCCCACCTCACGCGCCCGCGGAGCGCGGAACTCCTCGGCCATGTCCGGGACGTCATGAACGCAGCCCTCGCCGTCGGCGGCACCAGCTTCGACAGCCTCTACGTCAACGTGAACGGCGAGTCGGGCTACTTCGACCGTTCGCTCGATGCCTACGGGCGCGAGGACGAGCCCTGCCGGCGCTGCGGTACGCCGATGCGCCGCCGCCCGTGGATGAACAGGTCGAGCTACTTCTGCCCGCGCTGTCAGCGGCCGCCGCGCGTGGCGTCGTAG
- a CDS encoding winged helix-turn-helix transcriptional regulator, whose protein sequence is METPACTDAAETEQPFDVFARACPSRETLEHVTGRWGSLTVGALREGPCRFNELRRRVEGVSEKMLSQTLHALERDGIVNREAQPTNPPRVDYELTPLGVEVADRLLALIHCLEGSMPAVLTARESYDATRGGR, encoded by the coding sequence ATGGAGACCCCTGCCTGCACCGATGCCGCCGAGACCGAGCAACCGTTCGACGTCTTCGCGCGCGCCTGCCCGTCCCGGGAAACCCTGGAGCACGTCACCGGCCGTTGGGGCAGCCTCACCGTGGGCGCCCTGCGCGAAGGTCCGTGCCGCTTCAACGAACTGCGCCGCCGGGTGGAGGGCGTCAGCGAGAAGATGCTCTCGCAGACCCTGCACGCGCTGGAGCGCGACGGCATAGTCAACCGCGAGGCACAGCCGACGAACCCGCCGCGCGTCGACTACGAACTGACCCCGCTCGGCGTCGAGGTCGCGGACCGGCTCCTCGCGCTCATCCACTGCCTGGAGGGGAGCATGCCGGCCGTGCTGACCGCCCGTGAGTCCTACGACGCCACGCGCGGCGGCCGCTGA
- a CDS encoding flavodoxin family protein encodes MSAITHTPVVSIAYHSGYGHTAVVAEAVRSGAVDAGATVHLIKVDEIDDAQWELLDASDAIVFGSPTYMGTASGAFHVFAEASSKRWFGDAWQDKVAAGFTNSASKSGDKLHTLQFFQILAAQHGMSWINLGLKPGWNSSTASENDLNRLGFFAGAAAQTNSDEGADAVHKADIATAEHLGRRVTEQTRIVIAGRAALAAAAV; translated from the coding sequence TTGTCCGCAATCACGCACACCCCCGTCGTCTCGATCGCCTACCACTCCGGCTACGGCCACACCGCCGTCGTCGCGGAGGCGGTCCGCAGCGGCGCCGTGGACGCCGGGGCGACCGTTCACCTGATCAAGGTCGACGAGATCGACGACGCGCAGTGGGAGCTGCTCGACGCCTCCGACGCGATCGTCTTCGGCTCCCCGACCTACATGGGCACCGCCTCCGGCGCCTTCCACGTCTTCGCCGAGGCCTCCTCCAAGCGCTGGTTCGGCGACGCCTGGCAGGACAAGGTGGCGGCCGGCTTCACGAACTCGGCGTCCAAGAGCGGCGACAAGCTGCACACCCTGCAGTTCTTCCAGATCCTGGCCGCGCAGCACGGCATGAGCTGGATCAACCTGGGTCTGAAGCCGGGCTGGAACTCCAGCACCGCCTCCGAGAACGACCTGAACCGCCTCGGCTTCTTCGCCGGCGCCGCCGCCCAGACCAACTCCGACGAGGGTGCGGACGCGGTCCACAAGGCCGACATCGCGACCGCCGAGCACCTGGGCCGGCGCGTCACCGAGCAGACCCGCATCGTCATCGCGGGCCGTGCGGCCCTGGCCGCCGCCGCGGTCTGA